TGACGGCTTTGACTGAGAGATCGCTTTTTTGAATTACAATATCCAAAACTCGGCCAAGCTTTTGGTAGCCTCGCATTTCATAAACAGGAGAATGGAGTATTTGAGTGTACCTAACAATCACGTTCCCTCCGGGAATGACGAATTTCAAATTTCAAACAAAATGTTTAATGACCAAATTTTTGAACTTCTAATTTGTCATTTTATTTGTCATTTGTCATTCGGATTTTGATATTAGAAAGAGATTAGCCTCTTTCAACATAGCTTCCATCACGTGTATCTACTACAATTATATCACCAACATTGATAAAAAGTGGAGTATCAACGGAATTTCCGGTTTCAATAGTAACTTTTTTTGTCGCAGCGCCGGCGGTGTTGCCCCGAACAGAGGGCGGAGCTTCGGTCACCGCAAATTTGAGTTTGATTGGCAGGTCAATATTTATTGGAGAGCCATTAAAATAGAGAATATCAACTTCTGAATTTTCGCTCATAAAATGAATCTGGTTGCCAATTTGGGGAAGTGCGATCGTAAATTGATCATAGGTTGAATTATCCATAAAATTGGCATTGGAATCATCTGCATAGAGAAAAGTCGCTTTTTTCTTTTCGAGGTTGGCTTCATCTAATTTTTCAGCGCCCTGAAATGTTTTATCAAGCACGGCGCCGGATTTTAGGTTTTTGATTTTAATTTTAACGACCGATCCACCTCTGCCCATTTTTGATTGGGAGTATGACAAAACCTCATAAGGATCGCCCATATATGTAAGTTTGGTACCAGATTTTAGATCTGTAATTGAAAGCATAGCTTGATATCAAGTATAAAGTAACATGTATCAATCTTGATTCTTGA
This DNA window, taken from Patescibacteria group bacterium, encodes the following:
- the efp gene encoding elongation factor P, encoding MLSITDLKSGTKLTYMGDPYEVLSYSQSKMGRGGSVVKIKIKNLKSGAVLDKTFQGAEKLDEANLEKKKATFLYADDSNANFMDNSTYDQFTIALPQIGNQIHFMSENSEVDILYFNGSPINIDLPIKLKFAVTEAPPSVRGNTAGAATKKVTIETGNSVDTPLFINVGDIIVVDTRDGSYVERG